Proteins from a single region of Gorilla gorilla gorilla isolate KB3781 chromosome 16, NHGRI_mGorGor1-v2.1_pri, whole genome shotgun sequence:
- the POLG gene encoding DNA polymerase subunit gamma-1 isoform X1, producing MSRLLWRKVAGATVGPGRVPAPGRWVSSSVPASDPSDGQRRRRQQQQQQQQQPQQPQQPQVLSSEGGQLRHNPLDIQMLSRGLHEQIFGQGGEMPGEAAVRRSVEHLQKHGLWGQPAAPLPDVELRLPPLYGDNLDQHFRLLAQKQSLPYLEAANLLLQAQLPPKPPAWAWAEGWTRYGPEGEAVPVAIPEERALVFDVEVCLAEGTCPTLAVAISPSAWYSWCSQRLVEERYSWTSQLSPADLIPLEVPAGASSPTQRDWQEQLVVGHNVSFDRAHIREQYLIQGSRMRFLDTMSMHMAISGLSSFQRSLWIAAKQGKHKVQPPTKQGQKSQRKAGRGPAISSWDWLDISSVNSLAEVHRLYVGGPPLEKEPRELFVKGTMKDIRENFQDLMQYCAQDVWATHEVFQQQLPLFLERCPHPVTLAGMLEMGVSYLPVNQNWERYLAEAQGTYEELQREMKKSLMDLANDACQLLSGERYKEDPWLWDLEWDLQEFKQKKAKKVKKEPATASKLPIEGAGAPGDPMDQEDLGPRSEEEEFQQDVMARACLQKLKGTTELLPKRPQHLPGHPGWYRKLCPRLDDPAWTPGPSLLSLQMRVTPKLMALTWDGFPLHYSERHGWGYLVPGRRDNVAKLPTGTTLESAGVVCPYRAIESLYRKHCLEQGKQQLMPQEAGLAEEFLLTDNSAIWQTVEELDYLEVEAEAKMDNLRAAVPGQPLALTARGGPKDTQPSYHHGNGPYNDVDIPGCWFFKLPHKDGNSCNVGSPFAKDFLPKMEDGTLQAGPGGASGPRALEINKMISFWRNAHKRISSQMVVWLPRSALPRAVIRHPDYDEEGLYGAILPQVVTAGTITRRAVEPTWLTASNARPDRVGSELKAMVQAPPGYTLVGADVDSQELWIAAVLGDAHFAGMHGCTAFGWMTLQGRKSRGTDLHSKTATTVGISREHAKIFNYGRIYGAGQPFAERLLMQFNHRLTQQEAAEKAQQMYAATKGLRWYRLSDEGEWLVRELHLPVDRTEGGWISLQDLRKVQRETARKSQWKKWEVVAERAWKGGTESEMFNKLESIATSDIPRTPVLGCRISRALEPSAVQEEFMTSRVNWVVQSSAVDYLHLMLVAMKWLFEEFAIDGRFCISIHDEVRYLVREEDRYRAALALQITNLLTRCMFAYKLGLNDLPQSVAFFSAVDIDRCLRKEVTMDCKTPSNPTGMERRYGIPQGEALDIYQIIELTKGSLEKRSQPGP from the exons ATGAGCCGCCTGCTCTGGAGGAAGGTGGCCGGCGCCACCGTCGGGCCAGGGCGGGTTCCAGCTCCGGGGCGCTGGGTCTCCAGCTCCGTCCCCGCGTCCGACCCCAGCGAcgggcagcggcggcggcggcagcagcagcagcagcagcaacagcagcctcAGCAGCCTCAGCAGCCGCAAGTGCTATCCTCGGAGGGCGGGCAGCTGCGGCACAACCCATTGGACATCCAGATGCTCTCGAGAGGGCTGCACGAGCAAATCTTCGGGCAAGGAGGGGAGATGCCTGGCGAGGCCGCGGTGCGCCGCAGCGTCGAGCACCTGCAGAAGCACGGGCTCTGGGGGCAGCCAGCCGCGCCCTTGCCCGACGTGGAGCTGCGCTTGCCGCCCCTCTACGGGGACAACCTGGACCAGCACTTCCGCCTCCTGGCCCAGAAGCAGAGCCTGCCCTACCTGGAGGCGGCCAACTTGCTGTTGCAGGCCCAGCTGCCCCCGAAGCCCCCGGCTTGGGCCTGGGCGGAGGGCTGGACCCGGTACGGCCCCGAGGGGGAGGCCGTACCCGTGGCCATCCCCGAGGAGCGGGCCCTGGTGTTCGACGTGGAGGTCTGCTTGGCAGAGGGAACTTGCCCCACATTGGCGGTGGCCATATCCCCCTCGGCCTG GTATTCCTGGTGCAGCCAGCGGCTGGTGGAAGAGCGTTACTCTTGGACCAGCCAGCTGTCGCCGGCTGACCTCATCCCCCTGGAGGTCCCTGCTGGTGCCAGCAGCCCCACCCAGAGAGACTGGCAGGAGCAGTTAGTGGTGGGGCACAATGTTTCCTTTGACCGAGCTCATATCAGGGAGCAGTACCTGATCCAG ggtTCCCGCATGCGTTTCCTGGACACCATGAGCATGCACATGGCCATCTCAGGGCTAAGCAGCTTCCAGCGCAGTCTGTGGATAGCAGCCAAGCAGGGCAAGCACAAGGTCCAGCCCCCCACAAAGCAAGGCCAGAAGTCCCAGAGGAAAGCCGGAAGAGGCCCAGCG ATCTCATCCTGGGACTGGCTGGACATCAGCAGTGTCAACAGTCTGGCAGAGGTGCACAGACTTTATGTAGGGGGGCCTCCCTTAGAGAAGGAGCCTCGAGAACTGTTTGTGAAGGGCACCATGAAGGACATTCGTGAGAACTTCCAG GACCTGATGCAGTACTGTGCCCAGGACGTGTGGGCCACCCATGAGGTTTTCCAGCAGCAGCTACCGCTCTTCTTGGAGAG GTGTCCCCACCCAGTGACTCTGGCCGGCATGCTGGAGATGGGTGTCTCCTACCTGCCTGTCAACCAGAACTGGGAGCGTTACCTGGCAGAGGCACAGGGCACTTATGAGGAGCTCCAGCGGGAGATGAAGAAGTCGTTGATGGATCTGGCCAATGATGCCTGCCAGCTGCTCTCAGGAGAGAG GTACAAAGAAGACCCCTGGCTCTGGGACCTGGAGTGGGACCTGCAAGAATTTAAGCAGAAGAAAGCTAAGAAGGTGAAGAAGGAACCAGCCACAGCCAGCAAGTTGCCCATCGAGGGGGCTGGGGCCCCTGGTGATCCCATGGATCAGGAAG ACCTCGGCCCCCGCAGTGAGGAGGAGGAGTTTCAACAAGATGTCATGGCCCGCGCCTGCTTGCAGAAGCTGAAGGGGACCACAGAGCTCCTGCCCAAGCGGCCCCAGCACCTTCCTGGACACCCTGG ATGGTACCGGAAGCTCTGCCCCCGGCTAGACGACCCTGCATGGACCCCGGGCCCCagcctcctcagcctgcagatgcgGGTCACACCTAAACTCATGGCACTGACCTGGGATGGCTTCCCTCTGCATTACTCAGAGCGTCATGGCTGGGGCTACCTGGTGCCTGGGCGGCGGGACAACGTGGCCAAGCTGCCGACAGGTACCACCCTGGAGTCAGCTGGGGTGGTCTGCCCCTACAG AGCCATCGAGTCCCTGTACAGGAAGCACTGTCTCGAACAGGGGAAGCAGCAGCTGATGCCCCAGGAGGCCGGCCTGGCCGAGGAGTTCCTGCTCACTGACAATAGTGCCATATGGCAAACG GTAGAAGAACTGGATTACTTAGAAGTGGAGGCTGAGGCCAAGATGGACAACTTGCGAGCTGCAGTGCCAGGTCAACCCCTAGCTCTG ACTGCCCGTGGTGGTCCCAAGGACACCCAGCCCAGCTATCACCATGGCAATGGACCTTACAACGACGTGGACATCCCTGGCTGCTGGTTTTTCAAGCTGCCTCACAAG GATGGTAATAGCTGTAATGTGGGAAGCCCCTTTGCCAAGGACTTCCTGCCCAAGATGGAGGATGGCACCCTGCAGGCTGGCCCAGGAGGTGCCAGTGGGCCCCGTGCTCTGGAAATCAACAAAATGATTTCTTTCTGGAGGAACGCCCATAAACGTATCAG CTCCCAGATGGTGGTGTGGCTGCCCAGGTCAGCTCTGCCCCGTGCTGTGATCAG GCACCCCGACTATGATGAGGAAGGCCTCTATGGGGCCATCCTGCCCCAAGTGGTGACTGCCGGCACCATCACTCGCCGGGCTGTGGAGCCCACATGGCTCACCGCCAGCAATGCCCGG CCTGACCGAGTAGGCAGTGAGTTGAAAGCCATGGTGCAGGCCCCACCTGGCTACACCCTTGTGGGTGCTGATGTGGACTCCCAAGAGCTGTGGATTGCAGCTGTGCTTGGAGACGCCCACTTTGCCGGCATGCATG GCTGCACAGCCTTTGGGTGGATGACACTGCAGGGCAGGAAGAGCAGGGGCACTGATCTACACAGTAAGACAGCCACTACTGTGGGCATCAGCCGTGAGCATGCCAAAATCTTCAACTACGGCCGCATCTATGGTGCTGGGCAGCCCTTTGCTGAGCGCTTACTAATGCAGTTTAACCACCGGCTCACACAGCAGGAGGCAGCTGAGAAGGCCCAGCAGATGTACGCTGCCACCAAGGGCCTCCGCTG GTATCGGCTGTCGGATGAGGGCGAGTGGCTGGTGAGGGAGTTGCACCTCCCAGTGGACAGGACTGAGGGTGGCTGGATTTCCCTGCAGGATCTGCGCAAGGTCCAGAGAGAAACTGCAAGGAA GTCACAGTGGAAGAAGTGGGAGGTGGTTGCTGAACGGGCATGGAAGGGGGGCACAGAGTCAGAAATGTTCAATAAGCTTGAGAGCATTGCTACGTCTGATATACCACGTACCCCGGTGCTAGGCTGCCGCATCAGCCGAGCCCTGGAGCCCTCGGCTGTCCAGGAAGAG TTTATGACCAGCCGTGTGAATTGGGTGGTACAGAGCTCTGCTGTTGACTACTTACACCTCATGCTTGTGGCTATGAAGTGGCTGTTTGAAGAGTTTGCCATAGATGGGCGCTTCTGCATCAGCATCCATGATGAGGTTCGCTACCTGGTGCGGGAGGAGGACCGCTACCGCGCTGCCCTGGCCTTGCAGATCACCAACCTCTTGACCAG
- the POLG gene encoding DNA polymerase subunit gamma-1 isoform X2 yields the protein MSRLLWRKVAGATVGPGRVPAPGRWVSSSVPASDPSDGQRRRRQQQQQQQQQPQQPQQPQVLSSEGGQLRHNPLDIQMLSRGLHEQIFGQGGEMPGEAAVRRSVEHLQKHGLWGQPAAPLPDVELRLPPLYGDNLDQHFRLLAQKQSLPYLEAANLLLQAQLPPKPPAWAWAEGWTRYGPEGEAVPVAIPEERALVFDVEVCLAEGTCPTLAVAISPSAWYSWCSQRLVEERYSWTSQLSPADLIPLEVPAGASSPTQRDWQEQLVVGHNVSFDRAHIREQYLIQGSRMRFLDTMSMHMAISGLSSFQRSLWIAAKQGKHKVQPPTKQGQKSQRKAGRGPAISSWDWLDISSVNSLAEVHRLYVGGPPLEKEPRELFVKGTMKDIRENFQDLMQYCAQDVWATHEVFQQQLPLFLERCPHPVTLAGMLEMGVSYLPVNQNWERYLAEAQGTYEELQREMKKSLMDLANDACQLLSGERYKEDPWLWDLEWDLQEFKQKKAKKVKKEPATASKLPIEGAGAPGDPMDQEDLGPRSEEEEFQQDVMARACLQKLKGTTELLPKRPQHLPGHPGWYRKLCPRLDDPAWTPGPSLLSLQMRVTPKLMALTWDGFPLHYSERHGWGYLVPGRRDNVAKLPTGTTLESAGVVCPYRAIESLYRKHCLEQGKQQLMPQEAGLAEEFLLTDNSAIWQTVEELDYLEVEAEAKMDNLRAAVPGQPLALTARGGPKDTQPSYHHGNGPYNDVDIPGCWFFKLPHKDGNSCNVGSPFAKDFLPKMEDGTLQAGPGGASGPRALEINKMISFWRNAHKRISSQMVVWLPRSALPRAVIRHPDYDEEGLYGAILPQVVTAGTITRRAVEPTWLTASNARPDRVGSELKAMVQAPPGYTLVGADVDSQELWIAAVLGDAHFAGMHGCTAFGWMTLQGRKSRGTDLHSKTATTVGISREHAKIFNYGRIYGAGQPFAERLLMQFNHRLTQQEAAEKAQQMYAATKGLRWYRLSDEGEWLVRELHLPVDRTEGGWISLQDLRKVQRETARKSQWKKWEVVAERAWKGGTESEMFNKLESIATSDIPRTPVLGCRISRALEPSAVQEEFMTSRVNWVVQSSAVDYLHLMLVAMKWLFEEFAIDGRFCISIHDEVRYLVREEDRYRAALALQITNLLTR from the exons ATGAGCCGCCTGCTCTGGAGGAAGGTGGCCGGCGCCACCGTCGGGCCAGGGCGGGTTCCAGCTCCGGGGCGCTGGGTCTCCAGCTCCGTCCCCGCGTCCGACCCCAGCGAcgggcagcggcggcggcggcagcagcagcagcagcagcaacagcagcctcAGCAGCCTCAGCAGCCGCAAGTGCTATCCTCGGAGGGCGGGCAGCTGCGGCACAACCCATTGGACATCCAGATGCTCTCGAGAGGGCTGCACGAGCAAATCTTCGGGCAAGGAGGGGAGATGCCTGGCGAGGCCGCGGTGCGCCGCAGCGTCGAGCACCTGCAGAAGCACGGGCTCTGGGGGCAGCCAGCCGCGCCCTTGCCCGACGTGGAGCTGCGCTTGCCGCCCCTCTACGGGGACAACCTGGACCAGCACTTCCGCCTCCTGGCCCAGAAGCAGAGCCTGCCCTACCTGGAGGCGGCCAACTTGCTGTTGCAGGCCCAGCTGCCCCCGAAGCCCCCGGCTTGGGCCTGGGCGGAGGGCTGGACCCGGTACGGCCCCGAGGGGGAGGCCGTACCCGTGGCCATCCCCGAGGAGCGGGCCCTGGTGTTCGACGTGGAGGTCTGCTTGGCAGAGGGAACTTGCCCCACATTGGCGGTGGCCATATCCCCCTCGGCCTG GTATTCCTGGTGCAGCCAGCGGCTGGTGGAAGAGCGTTACTCTTGGACCAGCCAGCTGTCGCCGGCTGACCTCATCCCCCTGGAGGTCCCTGCTGGTGCCAGCAGCCCCACCCAGAGAGACTGGCAGGAGCAGTTAGTGGTGGGGCACAATGTTTCCTTTGACCGAGCTCATATCAGGGAGCAGTACCTGATCCAG ggtTCCCGCATGCGTTTCCTGGACACCATGAGCATGCACATGGCCATCTCAGGGCTAAGCAGCTTCCAGCGCAGTCTGTGGATAGCAGCCAAGCAGGGCAAGCACAAGGTCCAGCCCCCCACAAAGCAAGGCCAGAAGTCCCAGAGGAAAGCCGGAAGAGGCCCAGCG ATCTCATCCTGGGACTGGCTGGACATCAGCAGTGTCAACAGTCTGGCAGAGGTGCACAGACTTTATGTAGGGGGGCCTCCCTTAGAGAAGGAGCCTCGAGAACTGTTTGTGAAGGGCACCATGAAGGACATTCGTGAGAACTTCCAG GACCTGATGCAGTACTGTGCCCAGGACGTGTGGGCCACCCATGAGGTTTTCCAGCAGCAGCTACCGCTCTTCTTGGAGAG GTGTCCCCACCCAGTGACTCTGGCCGGCATGCTGGAGATGGGTGTCTCCTACCTGCCTGTCAACCAGAACTGGGAGCGTTACCTGGCAGAGGCACAGGGCACTTATGAGGAGCTCCAGCGGGAGATGAAGAAGTCGTTGATGGATCTGGCCAATGATGCCTGCCAGCTGCTCTCAGGAGAGAG GTACAAAGAAGACCCCTGGCTCTGGGACCTGGAGTGGGACCTGCAAGAATTTAAGCAGAAGAAAGCTAAGAAGGTGAAGAAGGAACCAGCCACAGCCAGCAAGTTGCCCATCGAGGGGGCTGGGGCCCCTGGTGATCCCATGGATCAGGAAG ACCTCGGCCCCCGCAGTGAGGAGGAGGAGTTTCAACAAGATGTCATGGCCCGCGCCTGCTTGCAGAAGCTGAAGGGGACCACAGAGCTCCTGCCCAAGCGGCCCCAGCACCTTCCTGGACACCCTGG ATGGTACCGGAAGCTCTGCCCCCGGCTAGACGACCCTGCATGGACCCCGGGCCCCagcctcctcagcctgcagatgcgGGTCACACCTAAACTCATGGCACTGACCTGGGATGGCTTCCCTCTGCATTACTCAGAGCGTCATGGCTGGGGCTACCTGGTGCCTGGGCGGCGGGACAACGTGGCCAAGCTGCCGACAGGTACCACCCTGGAGTCAGCTGGGGTGGTCTGCCCCTACAG AGCCATCGAGTCCCTGTACAGGAAGCACTGTCTCGAACAGGGGAAGCAGCAGCTGATGCCCCAGGAGGCCGGCCTGGCCGAGGAGTTCCTGCTCACTGACAATAGTGCCATATGGCAAACG GTAGAAGAACTGGATTACTTAGAAGTGGAGGCTGAGGCCAAGATGGACAACTTGCGAGCTGCAGTGCCAGGTCAACCCCTAGCTCTG ACTGCCCGTGGTGGTCCCAAGGACACCCAGCCCAGCTATCACCATGGCAATGGACCTTACAACGACGTGGACATCCCTGGCTGCTGGTTTTTCAAGCTGCCTCACAAG GATGGTAATAGCTGTAATGTGGGAAGCCCCTTTGCCAAGGACTTCCTGCCCAAGATGGAGGATGGCACCCTGCAGGCTGGCCCAGGAGGTGCCAGTGGGCCCCGTGCTCTGGAAATCAACAAAATGATTTCTTTCTGGAGGAACGCCCATAAACGTATCAG CTCCCAGATGGTGGTGTGGCTGCCCAGGTCAGCTCTGCCCCGTGCTGTGATCAG GCACCCCGACTATGATGAGGAAGGCCTCTATGGGGCCATCCTGCCCCAAGTGGTGACTGCCGGCACCATCACTCGCCGGGCTGTGGAGCCCACATGGCTCACCGCCAGCAATGCCCGG CCTGACCGAGTAGGCAGTGAGTTGAAAGCCATGGTGCAGGCCCCACCTGGCTACACCCTTGTGGGTGCTGATGTGGACTCCCAAGAGCTGTGGATTGCAGCTGTGCTTGGAGACGCCCACTTTGCCGGCATGCATG GCTGCACAGCCTTTGGGTGGATGACACTGCAGGGCAGGAAGAGCAGGGGCACTGATCTACACAGTAAGACAGCCACTACTGTGGGCATCAGCCGTGAGCATGCCAAAATCTTCAACTACGGCCGCATCTATGGTGCTGGGCAGCCCTTTGCTGAGCGCTTACTAATGCAGTTTAACCACCGGCTCACACAGCAGGAGGCAGCTGAGAAGGCCCAGCAGATGTACGCTGCCACCAAGGGCCTCCGCTG GTATCGGCTGTCGGATGAGGGCGAGTGGCTGGTGAGGGAGTTGCACCTCCCAGTGGACAGGACTGAGGGTGGCTGGATTTCCCTGCAGGATCTGCGCAAGGTCCAGAGAGAAACTGCAAGGAA GTCACAGTGGAAGAAGTGGGAGGTGGTTGCTGAACGGGCATGGAAGGGGGGCACAGAGTCAGAAATGTTCAATAAGCTTGAGAGCATTGCTACGTCTGATATACCACGTACCCCGGTGCTAGGCTGCCGCATCAGCCGAGCCCTGGAGCCCTCGGCTGTCCAGGAAGAG TTTATGACCAGCCGTGTGAATTGGGTGGTACAGAGCTCTGCTGTTGACTACTTACACCTCATGCTTGTGGCTATGAAGTGGCTGTTTGAAGAGTTTGCCATAGATGGGCGCTTCTGCATCAGCATCCATGATGAGGTTCGCTACCTGGTGCGGGAGGAGGACCGCTACCGCGCTGCCCTGGCCTTGCAGATCACCAACCTCTTGACCAG